Proteins from a genomic interval of Alphaproteobacteria bacterium:
- a CDS encoding LLM class flavin-dependent oxidoreductase — MRQMHLIAFMQAQNCTTLPAAWRHPDARTDSFSPEYYQHIARVLEAGKFDMAFFDDRLAMPDMYGGDHGHTVENGIRCIKMDPIACLMTMAAVTEKLGLGATYSTTYYEPFHVARVFQTVDLMTKGRAAWNVVTSVNDNEALNMGRDGVIEHDTRYDRADEFMEVVLGHWDSWEDDAIVIDKANNVYAKPDKVHRLDYKGRFLSSRGPFTVPRTPQGHPVIIQAGQSGRGQKFAANWGELIFVHYPSIDIGKKSYASLKAGAAAVGRDPDMMKIAALVYPVMGATLAEAEDKRAAYDKLPNDMDQLSLLSEALNFDFATKGLDEPFTDAEISGIQGMQAMRDRVLATGVTNPTPRDFMRITGRGLLQDPLVGGPKEVADMLEEWFSAPACDGFVIGPTHQPGSFEDFVKYVVPELQKRGMYRKDYSGATLRDHLGLPRPAIGSWRTNIAAAE, encoded by the coding sequence ATGCGCCAGATGCACCTGATCGCCTTCATGCAGGCCCAGAACTGCACCACCCTGCCAGCGGCCTGGCGCCATCCCGACGCCCGGACGGATTCGTTTTCGCCCGAATATTACCAGCATATCGCCCGCGTGCTGGAGGCGGGCAAGTTCGACATGGCCTTTTTCGACGACCGGCTGGCGATGCCGGACATGTATGGCGGCGATCATGGCCACACGGTCGAAAACGGCATTCGCTGCATCAAGATGGATCCCATCGCCTGCCTGATGACAATGGCGGCGGTGACGGAAAAGCTCGGCCTTGGCGCGACCTATTCGACGACCTATTACGAACCCTTCCATGTCGCCCGGGTGTTTCAGACCGTGGATCTGATGACGAAGGGGCGCGCCGCCTGGAACGTCGTGACTTCGGTGAACGATAACGAGGCGCTGAACATGGGCCGCGACGGGGTCATCGAACACGATACCCGCTATGACCGCGCCGACGAATTCATGGAAGTCGTCCTCGGCCATTGGGACAGCTGGGAAGACGACGCCATCGTCATCGACAAGGCCAACAACGTGTACGCAAAGCCGGACAAGGTTCACCGGCTCGACTACAAGGGCAGGTTCCTCAGCTCGCGCGGGCCGTTCACGGTGCCGCGCACGCCGCAGGGCCATCCTGTGATCATCCAGGCCGGGCAGAGTGGCCGCGGCCAGAAATTCGCGGCCAACTGGGGCGAACTGATCTTCGTGCATTACCCGTCCATCGATATCGGTAAAAAAAGTTATGCGTCGCTCAAGGCCGGCGCCGCCGCCGTCGGGCGCGACCCGGACATGATGAAGATTGCCGCGCTGGTGTACCCGGTCATGGGCGCCACGCTGGCGGAAGCCGAGGACAAACGGGCCGCATACGACAAGCTGCCGAACGACATGGACCAGTTGTCGTTGCTGTCCGAGGCGCTGAATTTCGATTTTGCGACCAAGGGGCTGGACGAACCGTTCACCGACGCGGAAATTTCCGGCATCCAGGGAATGCAGGCGATGCGCGACCGGGTGCTGGCGACCGGCGTGACGAATCCGACGCCACGGGATTTCATGCGGATCACGGGGCGCGGGCTGTTGCAGGATCCGCTGGTGGGCGGTCCGAAGGAAGTCGCCGATATGCTGGAGGAATGGTTCAGCGCGCCGGCCTGCGACGGCTTCGTCATCGGCCCGACGCACCAGCCGGGCAGTTTCGAGGATTTCGTGAAATACGTCGTGCCGGAACTGCAGAAACGCGGCATGTACCGCAAGGACTACTCCGGCGCCACATTGCGCGATCATCTGGGCCTGCCGCGACCGG
- a CDS encoding ketopantoate reductase family protein yields the protein MGKKIAIVGAGAVGCQVGGHMAANGEDVVFIDGWPEHVDKMNREGLHLTGVTEAEEKTVPVRAIHMSDVQSLSKQDPIDIAFICVKSYDTEWATYLIKPYLAPQGFIVSLQNCMNEELIAKIAGWGKVTGCIAAKISVDLRGPAHVNRNVPLLGNSHTVFRAGEMHGEETDRIKEVARLCAYTDSAMVTGNLWGERWSKLCLNASGNGVAASTGLGAAAIAADPHLRMVKIKLAAESIAVGKASGFRLEKMKGVTTDVYEAAVKGSAEARKILDDGLIAEASKGNPNATPSMGQDMRKGRRTEIDYMNGLVVAKGRETGIPTPVNEGLIAAVKKVERGEAKADPRLLADL from the coding sequence ATGGGCAAGAAAATCGCAATAGTCGGCGCCGGCGCGGTCGGCTGTCAGGTCGGCGGCCATATGGCGGCGAATGGCGAAGACGTCGTTTTCATCGATGGCTGGCCGGAGCATGTGGACAAGATGAACCGCGAGGGGCTGCACCTCACGGGCGTGACGGAAGCGGAGGAGAAAACCGTACCCGTACGCGCCATTCACATGAGCGACGTACAGTCCCTGTCCAAACAGGACCCCATCGACATCGCCTTCATCTGCGTCAAATCCTATGACACCGAATGGGCGACCTATCTGATCAAGCCGTATCTGGCGCCGCAGGGATTCATCGTTTCGCTGCAGAACTGCATGAACGAGGAGCTCATTGCAAAGATCGCCGGCTGGGGAAAGGTGACCGGCTGCATCGCCGCCAAAATATCCGTCGATCTGCGCGGTCCCGCCCATGTGAACCGCAATGTGCCGCTGCTCGGCAATTCGCACACTGTGTTCCGCGCCGGCGAAATGCATGGCGAGGAAACCGACCGGATAAAGGAGGTCGCCCGACTGTGCGCGTACACGGACAGCGCGATGGTGACGGGCAATCTGTGGGGCGAACGCTGGTCCAAGCTGTGCCTCAACGCCAGCGGCAATGGCGTCGCGGCCAGCACGGGGCTGGGCGCGGCGGCGATCGCCGCCGACCCGCATCTGCGCATGGTCAAGATCAAGCTGGCGGCGGAATCCATCGCGGTCGGCAAGGCTTCCGGATTCAGGCTGGAAAAGATGAAGGGCGTGACGACCGACGTTTATGAAGCGGCGGTGAAGGGCAGCGCCGAAGCGCGCAAGATCCTCGATGACGGGCTGATCGCCGAGGCATCCAAGGGCAATCCCAATGCCACCCCGTCGATGGGACAGGACATGCGCAAGGGCCGCCGGACGGAAATCGACTACATGAACGGTCTTGTCGTCGCCAAGGGCCGCGAAACCGGTATACCGACGCCGGTCAATGAAGGACTGATTGCCGCTGTAAAGAAAGTCGAACGGGGTGAAGCGAAAGCCGACCCGCGCTTGCTGGCGGATCTTTAG
- a CDS encoding alpha/beta hydrolase, translating to MPDFLLNGATVGYGDEGSGDALVLLHAAGSSGAQWRGMLPHLTPRYRVITPDLYGHGKTDFWPDPDTLTHEDQAALLRAVLEDAGVECCDMVGHSYGGATALRYILQNPGVVKRFVIIEPMLLNLLVDAGEDEVLADLYRMSKGFLSSVETHGPEYAWKEFLDFRNGPGSWDGYSERTRNNFLQKTQGHIANLKANMKNQTPATELATITVPTLAIKSEEATSFDGRMVEIVAGALPDCELITVPDTAHMLPLTHPDIVAGLVLKHLAGEPIT from the coding sequence ATGCCCGATTTCCTGTTGAATGGCGCGACGGTCGGTTACGGCGATGAAGGATCGGGAGACGCCCTCGTCCTGCTGCACGCGGCGGGCAGTTCCGGTGCGCAATGGCGCGGCATGCTGCCGCATTTGACGCCGCGATACAGGGTCATCACCCCGGATCTGTACGGCCACGGCAAGACCGATTTCTGGCCCGACCCGGATACACTGACGCATGAAGACCAGGCGGCGCTGCTGCGGGCGGTGCTGGAGGATGCAGGGGTCGAATGCTGCGACATGGTCGGCCATTCCTATGGCGGCGCTACGGCGCTGCGCTATATCCTGCAGAACCCGGGCGTGGTGAAGCGCTTTGTCATCATAGAGCCCATGCTGTTGAACCTGCTGGTGGACGCGGGTGAGGATGAAGTCCTTGCCGACCTCTACCGGATGTCAAAAGGCTTCCTGTCGAGCGTGGAAACCCACGGGCCGGAATATGCCTGGAAGGAGTTTCTCGATTTCCGGAACGGTCCCGGCAGCTGGGACGGTTATTCGGAGCGCACCCGCAATAATTTCCTGCAAAAGACGCAGGGTCATATTGCGAACCTCAAGGCCAATATGAAGAACCAGACACCGGCCACGGAACTGGCGACGATCACGGTGCCGACGCTGGCGATCAAGAGCGAAGAAGCGACCTCGTTCGACGGCCGCATGGTCGAGATCGTCGCCGGGGCGTTGCCGGACTGCGAACTGATCACCGTGCCGGACACGGCGCATATGCTGCCGTTGACCCACCCGGACATCGTTGCCGGACTCGTGCTGAAGCATCTGGCTGGTGAACCGATTACCTAA
- a CDS encoding 2-dehydropantoate 2-reductase, which produces MGLRVAMVGCGAVGGYAAGHMARNGVDVTFIDAWPQHVAKMNADGLELRGVTSQESFDVPVKAINITEVQNTPKDGPFDIAFISTKSYDSQFAAALIRDYLTPQGFIVSLQNAINEERISAVVGAHRVVGCIASNISAELEAPAHIQRNVPIRGESYTVFRVGEQHGRITDRIEQVAELMRHTDSAKTTSNLWGERWSKLIINSSHNGLSAGTGLSGNGMALDDKARLVQIKQAAETIEVGQALGYKLERRKGTDPEEWVAAAKGDKAALQRIEDHLLEEVKTRGEAQRPSMGQDMQKGRKTEIAEINGFVVAKGQEVGIPTPLNAKIVELVQKCERGELTPDVKHIADW; this is translated from the coding sequence TTGGGCTTACGAGTGGCGATGGTCGGCTGTGGCGCGGTAGGCGGTTACGCCGCCGGTCACATGGCGCGAAACGGGGTGGACGTCACCTTTATCGACGCCTGGCCGCAGCATGTGGCGAAGATGAATGCGGACGGCCTCGAATTGCGGGGCGTCACCAGCCAGGAAAGCTTCGACGTTCCGGTGAAGGCCATCAATATCACCGAAGTGCAGAACACGCCGAAGGACGGCCCGTTCGACATCGCCTTCATTTCCACCAAATCCTACGATTCGCAGTTTGCCGCGGCTCTGATCCGCGATTACCTGACGCCGCAGGGTTTCATCGTGTCGCTGCAGAACGCGATCAACGAGGAGCGGATTTCCGCGGTCGTCGGGGCGCACCGGGTGGTGGGCTGCATCGCCAGCAATATCAGCGCGGAGCTGGAAGCGCCGGCGCATATCCAGCGCAATGTCCCGATCCGCGGCGAGAGTTACACGGTGTTCCGCGTCGGCGAACAGCATGGCCGGATCACGGACCGGATCGAACAGGTGGCGGAATTGATGCGTCATACCGACAGCGCGAAGACGACCTCCAACCTGTGGGGCGAACGCTGGTCCAAGCTGATCATCAATTCCAGCCATAACGGGCTGTCCGCCGGCACGGGGCTGAGCGGCAACGGCATGGCGCTGGACGACAAGGCGCGCCTGGTGCAGATCAAACAGGCGGCAGAGACCATCGAGGTCGGTCAGGCGCTCGGGTACAAGCTGGAGCGGCGCAAGGGCACCGATCCCGAAGAATGGGTTGCGGCCGCGAAGGGCGACAAGGCGGCCCTGCAGCGGATCGAGGACCACCTGCTGGAAGAGGTGAAGACCCGCGGCGAGGCGCAGCGTCCCTCCATGGGGCAGGACATGCAGAAGGGCCGCAAGACCGAAATCGCGGAAATCAACGGGTTCGTCGTCGCGAAGGGACAGGAAGTCGGCATTCCGACGCCACTGAACGCGAAGATCGTCGAACTCGTTCAGAAATGCGAACGCGGCGAGCTGACGCCGGATGTCAAACACATCGCCGACTGGTAA
- the leuA gene encoding 2-isopropylmalate synthase — protein sequence MTSNMPFHKYQPFRPIRLPDRQWPNRTITKAPKWCSVDLRDGNQALISPMDSERKRRMFLTLVKMGFKEIEVGFPAASQTDFDFVRVLVEENLIPDDVTIQVLTQAREELIRRTFDSIAGAKRAIVHLYNSTSTLQRRVVFGLDKAGITKIATDGAELIKELAAQTDTEIVYEYSPESFTGTEMDYAVEVCEAVMDVYEPTPEKRIILNLPATVEMSTPNIYADQIEWFHRNIRNRDCVELSLHPHNDRGTGIAAAELGVMAGADRVEGTLFGNGERTGNVDIIALGMNLFSQGVDPELDMSDLNSLVRVAEHCNQLPVHPRHPWAGELVFTAFSGSHQDAIKKGMTAIKESNSGMWEVPYLPIDPQDVGSTYEAVIRINSQSGKGGVAYILEQDYGFELPRRLQIEFSQVVQQITDTSGDEIMSQDIWNAFQSEYLDARTPFEFIDHTTIPGAHASESRNLTATIIADGKEKTIKGRGNGPIDAYVKAFTNDCGVDFRVIDYRERSIGAGADARAVAYVEIETPEGAIFGVGEDPNIVTASLKAVTSAVNRAIRHDKGIAQ from the coding sequence ATGACCAGTAATATGCCCTTCCATAAGTACCAGCCGTTCCGGCCTATCAGATTGCCGGACCGGCAATGGCCGAACCGGACCATCACCAAGGCGCCGAAGTGGTGCAGCGTCGATCTGCGCGACGGCAACCAGGCGCTGATCTCGCCGATGGACAGCGAACGCAAGCGCCGCATGTTCCTCACCCTGGTCAAGATGGGTTTCAAGGAAATCGAGGTCGGGTTTCCGGCCGCATCGCAAACCGATTTCGACTTCGTGCGTGTCCTGGTCGAGGAAAACCTGATCCCCGACGACGTGACCATCCAGGTGCTGACCCAGGCGCGCGAGGAATTGATCCGCCGGACATTCGACTCCATCGCAGGCGCCAAACGGGCCATCGTGCATTTGTACAATTCCACTTCCACGCTGCAGCGGCGGGTCGTGTTCGGGCTGGACAAGGCCGGCATCACGAAGATCGCCACGGATGGCGCGGAACTGATCAAGGAACTGGCCGCACAGACGGATACGGAAATCGTCTACGAATATTCACCGGAAAGCTTCACCGGGACGGAAATGGATTATGCCGTCGAAGTCTGCGAAGCGGTGATGGATGTCTACGAACCGACCCCGGAAAAGCGGATCATCCTGAACCTGCCGGCAACGGTGGAAATGTCCACGCCCAATATCTATGCCGACCAGATCGAATGGTTCCACCGCAACATCAGGAACCGGGATTGCGTCGAGCTCAGCCTGCACCCGCACAATGACCGGGGCACCGGCATCGCCGCGGCGGAACTGGGCGTCATGGCGGGCGCAGACCGGGTCGAGGGCACCCTGTTCGGCAATGGCGAGCGTACGGGTAATGTCGATATCATCGCGCTGGGCATGAACCTGTTCTCGCAGGGGGTCGATCCGGAGCTGGATATGTCGGACCTGAACAGCCTCGTCCGGGTCGCCGAGCACTGCAATCAGCTGCCGGTGCATCCGCGCCATCCCTGGGCCGGCGAACTGGTCTTCACCGCGTTTTCCGGATCGCACCAGGATGCGATCAAGAAAGGCATGACGGCCATCAAGGAAAGCAACAGCGGCATGTGGGAAGTCCCGTACCTGCCCATCGACCCGCAGGATGTCGGCAGCACCTATGAAGCGGTCATCCGCATCAACAGCCAGTCGGGCAAGGGCGGCGTGGCCTATATCCTGGAGCAGGATTACGGTTTCGAGCTGCCGAGGCGGCTGCAGATCGAGTTCAGCCAGGTTGTCCAGCAAATCACCGATACATCCGGCGATGAAATCATGTCACAGGATATCTGGAATGCTTTCCAGTCGGAATACCTGGACGCCAGGACACCGTTCGAATTTATCGACCACACGACGATTCCAGGCGCCCATGCCTCGGAAAGCCGGAACCTGACGGCGACGATCATTGCCGACGGCAAGGAGAAGACGATCAAGGGCAGGGGCAACGGGCCCATCGACGCCTATGTGAAGGCGTTCACGAATGATTGCGGCGTCGACTTTCGCGTCATCGACTATCGCGAACGCTCGATCGGGGCCGGTGCGGACGCCCGCGCCGTCGCCTATGTTGAAATCGAGACGCCGGAAGGCGCGATTTTCGGCGTCGGCGAAGACCCCAACATTGTCACCGCGTCCCTGAAGGCCGTCACCAGCGCCGTCAACCGGGCAATCCGGCACGACAAGGGCATAGCGCAATAG
- a CDS encoding TldD/PmbA family protein, producing the protein MNIEDARSMLDGLLSRARAKGADAADALIVDSTSLSHAERLGKTEQLERSEARDLGIRVFFGKRQAVASTNDWDTAMLDELVERAIAMAKAVPEDPFCGIADPDQLFTGTPQDLDTFDPAEPTPEDLIARAQAAEAAARAVPGVTNSEGAEASWSSNAVMLASSNGFSGHYAISRHGVGVSVIAGEGTAMERDYEFTSTVHCSDLDDPADVGRAAGERAVKRLNPRKGPTVRVPIVYDPRVSHGLIGHLAGAINGAAIARGTSFLKDSLGKAIFASGVTVTDDPHRRRGLRSKPFDAEGLPNAAMNLIDGGILTSWILDLRAARQLGLKSTGRAARGVSGPPSPSTTNLYMAPGTVTPAELMADIESGFYVTELMGFGIDGLTGDYSRGAAGYWIEKGEIAYPVSEMTIAGNLKDMFLNLTPANDLVFRYGSDAPTVRVEGMTVAGE; encoded by the coding sequence ATGAATATCGAAGACGCCCGCTCGATGCTGGACGGCCTGCTATCCCGCGCCAGGGCGAAGGGCGCGGACGCGGCCGACGCCCTGATTGTGGACAGCACGTCCCTGTCCCATGCCGAACGGCTGGGAAAGACGGAGCAGCTGGAACGGTCCGAGGCGCGCGACCTGGGCATCCGTGTCTTCTTCGGCAAGCGGCAGGCCGTCGCATCGACCAATGACTGGGATACCGCGATGCTGGACGAACTCGTCGAGCGCGCCATCGCCATGGCGAAGGCGGTGCCGGAGGATCCCTTTTGCGGGATCGCCGACCCGGACCAGCTGTTCACGGGCACGCCGCAGGACCTGGATACGTTCGACCCCGCCGAGCCGACGCCGGAAGACCTGATCGCCCGGGCCCAGGCGGCCGAGGCGGCCGCCCGGGCCGTGCCCGGCGTCACCAACTCCGAAGGCGCCGAGGCATCGTGGAGTTCGAATGCGGTCATGCTGGCGTCCTCCAACGGCTTTTCGGGCCATTACGCGATATCGCGGCACGGCGTCGGCGTATCGGTCATCGCCGGCGAAGGCACCGCGATGGAGCGCGACTACGAATTCACCAGCACCGTTCACTGCAGCGACCTGGACGACCCGGCGGATGTCGGCCGCGCCGCCGGCGAGCGCGCGGTCAAACGACTCAACCCCCGCAAGGGACCGACGGTCCGGGTTCCGATCGTCTATGACCCGCGGGTCAGTCACGGGCTGATCGGTCATCTCGCCGGCGCCATAAACGGCGCCGCGATCGCGCGCGGCACCAGCTTTCTGAAGGATTCGCTGGGCAAGGCGATCTTCGCCAGCGGCGTTACGGTCACCGACGACCCGCATCGCCGCCGGGGCCTGCGCTCGAAGCCGTTCGACGCGGAAGGGTTGCCGAACGCGGCCATGAACCTGATCGACGGCGGCATTCTGACCAGCTGGATTCTCGATTTGCGCGCCGCCCGGCAGCTTGGGCTTAAAAGCACCGGCCGGGCCGCCCGGGGCGTTTCCGGCCCGCCGTCCCCCTCCACCACAAACCTGTACATGGCCCCCGGGACCGTCACGCCGGCCGAACTGATGGCGGATATCGAAAGCGGTTTCTATGTCACCGAATTGATGGGTTTCGGCATTGACGGCCTGACCGGCGACTACAGCCGGGGCGCAGCCGGATACTGGATCGAAAAGGGCGAAATCGCCTACCCGGTCAGTGAAATGACGATTGCCGGAAACCTGAAGGACATGTTCCTGAACCTGACCCCGGCCAACGACCTCGTCTTCCGCTACGGTTCGGACGCCCCGACCGTGCGGGTCGAAGGCATGACCGTCGCGGGTGAATAA
- a CDS encoding TauD/TfdA family dioxygenase — protein sequence MTRTAVQNSVDKGYSRIQVAPIAGALGAEIQGVDLAAGIDAETFSEIRQAWLEHSVVFFRGQNRMTPDDHLAFAKRFGDIHRHLFNKAMKGYPEITELLKRPDQKLNSGGRWHSDQMYTPQPAKATILLAREVPSHGGDTMFSSMYRAYETLSDGMKAMLSGLRAISNGDNRNNPSGMTRQERVAAGIAQIAQIDPGAAQTVSSHPVIRTHPETGRKLLYVGGHTERIDGWTEAESRPLLKYLLDHAARPEFVCRFRWTEGAMALWDNRCTQHFAINDYFGRQRRMHKIMVKGDTPF from the coding sequence ATGACCCGGACCGCCGTCCAGAATAGCGTAGACAAGGGATATTCACGCATCCAGGTGGCGCCGATTGCCGGCGCGCTGGGCGCGGAAATCCAGGGTGTCGACCTTGCGGCGGGCATCGACGCGGAAACTTTTTCCGAAATCCGCCAGGCCTGGCTGGAACATAGCGTGGTCTTTTTCCGCGGCCAGAACCGCATGACGCCGGATGACCATCTGGCCTTCGCCAAACGGTTCGGCGATATCCATCGCCACCTGTTCAACAAGGCGATGAAAGGTTATCCGGAAATCACGGAATTGCTGAAACGGCCAGACCAGAAACTCAACAGCGGCGGCCGCTGGCATTCCGACCAGATGTACACGCCGCAACCCGCCAAGGCGACGATACTGCTTGCGCGCGAGGTGCCGAGCCATGGCGGCGACACGATGTTTTCCAGCATGTACAGGGCATATGAAACACTTTCGGACGGCATGAAGGCGATGCTGTCGGGATTGCGCGCAATCAGCAATGGCGACAACCGCAACAACCCCTCCGGCATGACCCGCCAGGAACGCGTGGCCGCCGGCATCGCCCAGATCGCGCAGATCGACCCCGGCGCGGCGCAGACCGTTTCCAGCCACCCGGTCATCCGCACCCATCCCGAAACCGGACGCAAGCTGCTTTATGTCGGCGGCCATACGGAACGGATCGACGGCTGGACGGAAGCGGAAAGCCGGCCGCTGCTGAAATATCTGCTGGACCATGCGGCGCGCCCCGAATTCGTCTGCCGCTTCCGCTGGACCGAAGGCGCGATGGCGCTGTGGGACAATCGCTGCACCCAGCATTTCGCGATCAACGATTATTTCGGCCGGCAGCGGCGCATGCACAAGATCATGGTCAAGGGCGACACGCCATTCTGA
- a CDS encoding carboxylesterase family protein — translation MDTMTDDAIAETATVETSQGRLRGARKDGIFSFKGVAYGAATAGGNRFMPPAAPLSWSGTRDALAYGHQAPQDNRDRAREIKWIRPTEPTGEDCLVLNLFTPGLNDGGKRPVMVYLHGGAYAYGGGSAAGIDGTNLARAGDVVVVTLNHRLNAFGYIYLGDRGDSRFASAGNAGMLDMVAALRWVRDNVAVFGGDAGNVTIFGQSGGGSKVAVLMTMPVAKGLFHKAIMQSSSSHLRLSTMQTAGHAAHCLYEALGIPAGAPAPLQQVPTEKLLAAYRKAVAARGGNDSFRPVVDGNLIRSDPFDPLEPGFADEVPLLIGSCETERSFQDVTADPKSLPMTEEQLLAAVKRFMGIDDGAAAALVADYRARRDGITQRDLYNVLCSDHMYRRNTVEAANRKAARGKAPVWLYEFTWKVPALGGSLKSPHTMCIPFVFGTTRAAEPFTGAGPRQDALTRKTMGAWIAFARSGNPNHADLPQWDTWSAETRPTMVFDDDCRIERHFKPEDLKAINACPQFVSDRQWPMPNRS, via the coding sequence ATGGACACGATGACCGACGACGCCATTGCCGAAACCGCCACCGTGGAGACGTCGCAGGGCCGCCTGCGCGGCGCGCGAAAGGACGGCATTTTCAGCTTCAAGGGCGTCGCATATGGCGCGGCGACCGCCGGCGGCAACCGCTTCATGCCGCCCGCCGCGCCGCTATCATGGAGCGGCACCCGCGATGCGCTGGCCTATGGCCATCAGGCGCCACAGGACAATCGCGACCGGGCGCGGGAAATCAAGTGGATTCGCCCGACCGAACCCACCGGCGAGGACTGCCTTGTCCTCAACCTCTTCACCCCCGGCCTGAACGATGGCGGCAAGCGGCCGGTCATGGTGTACCTGCATGGCGGCGCCTACGCCTATGGCGGCGGCAGCGCCGCCGGAATCGACGGCACCAACCTGGCCAGGGCCGGCGACGTCGTGGTGGTGACCCTGAACCACCGGCTGAACGCCTTCGGCTATATCTATCTGGGCGACCGGGGCGACAGCCGCTTCGCCAGCGCCGGCAATGCGGGCATGCTGGACATGGTGGCGGCGCTGCGCTGGGTGCGGGACAACGTGGCTGTGTTTGGCGGCGACGCGGGCAATGTCACGATCTTCGGCCAGTCCGGCGGCGGGTCGAAGGTCGCGGTGCTGATGACCATGCCCGTCGCGAAGGGCCTGTTCCACAAGGCCATCATGCAGAGTTCGTCGTCGCATCTGCGCCTGTCGACCATGCAGACGGCGGGACATGCCGCGCATTGCCTGTATGAAGCGCTGGGCATTCCGGCGGGCGCCCCGGCGCCGCTGCAGCAGGTGCCGACGGAAAAGCTGCTGGCGGCATACAGAAAGGCCGTCGCGGCCCGCGGCGGCAATGACAGTTTCCGGCCGGTCGTCGACGGCAACCTGATCCGAAGCGATCCCTTCGATCCGCTGGAGCCGGGCTTCGCCGACGAGGTCCCGCTGCTGATCGGCAGCTGCGAGACGGAGCGGTCGTTTCAGGACGTCACCGCCGACCCGAAATCCCTGCCGATGACGGAGGAACAGCTTCTGGCCGCCGTGAAACGCTTCATGGGAATCGACGATGGGGCCGCGGCCGCGCTGGTCGCCGACTACCGCGCACGCCGCGACGGCATTACGCAACGCGATCTCTACAACGTGCTGTGCAGCGACCACATGTACCGCCGCAACACGGTCGAGGCGGCAAACCGCAAGGCCGCGCGCGGCAAGGCGCCCGTCTGGCTGTACGAGTTCACCTGGAAAGTGCCGGCGCTGGGCGGATCGCTGAAATCGCCGCACACGATGTGCATTCCGTTTGTATTCGGCACGACGCGGGCCGCCGAGCCCTTCACCGGCGCCGGCCCGCGCCAGGATGCCCTGACCCGGAAAACCATGGGCGCCTGGATCGCCTTTGCCCGCAGCGGCAACCCCAACCATGCGGACCTGCCGCAATGGGATACCTGGTCGGCGGAAACCCGGCCGACCATGGTATTCGACGACGACTGCCGGATCGAACGCCACTTCAAGCCCGAAGACCTGAAGGCCATCAACGCCTGCCCGCAATTCGTGTCGGACCGGCAATGGCCAATGCCGAACAGAAGTTAG